The DNA segment CCCGGAGCAGATCGCGCGGGAGGTCGCCGCCGCGCTCGGCGACTACCGATCGGGGATCGGCATCCCGCAGGCGCGGACCCGCATCGTCGCCGCGCTCGCCGGCCGGACTTCCGACGAGGGCGCCGGGATGGCCGCGCTGGACCGGGCTCCCGCGACCCTGACCGACAAGGAGATCGGCGACGGCATCCGGTCGGTGCTCGAGGCGAACCCGTCCCTGCTCGACGAGATCGCGCTGACCGACCTGCGACGGATTCTCGAGGGCGGGCACAACGCCTACCGCGACAGGGCCTGACCCGGGCTGAGGGCCTTCGCGGCCTCCACGGCCCGGGCGGCGATGTCGTCGACGGTGCTGGCGTTGCGGGCGAAGAAGCCGTCCGCGAACAACGACGTGTATCCGTGCGCTACCGCGATCGTCGCCTCCACGAGCAGCATGTCTTCCCAGTAGGAGGACCCGCCGGCGAGGCCGAGCAGCGTGTCCATCAGTGCCCGGGTCTGCTCGCGCCGGTGATCGTCGGCGATGTCGTACAGCTCGGCCGCGAAGATGACGTGGAAGCCGGCGCCGGTCCGGGCGACATATCTGACATAGACGCCCGCGGCCTCGGGCAGCGAACCGGCCGCGGCGATCAGGGCGCCCAGATCCCGGGCCGCCTCCGCCGAGACCGCGCTGAGCAGGTGCGGCCGGTCCGGGAAGTGGCGATAGGGCGCCGCGGAACTGACGCCCAGCCGGCGCGCCACCGCGGCGACGGAGAACTTCTGCAGGCCGCAGGAGGCCAGCATTTCGAAACTCGCGGAGATCAGCGCCGCGCGGAGGTCACCGTGGTGATAGTTCCGCGCCATTCCCGCCTCCCGCTTGCGACCGTGTAAGTAGCCTCTTACATTACCAAGTGAGAGCCCTCTTACATCTGGAGGCAGTGTGACCATCCGGCTCGGATACCAGATCCCGAACTTCACCTATCCCGGCCCGGTCGAGAAGACCTTCGACACCGTCGCCGCGCAGGCACGGGAGGCCGAGGCCGCCGGGTTCGACACCGTCCTGGTGATGGACCACTTCTATCAGCTGCCGGGCATCGGCGCCCCGGAGAACGCGATGCTGGAGGCGTACACGACGCTCGGCGCGCTCGCCTCGCTGACCGAGAAGATCCAGCTGTCCACGCTGGTCACCGGCAACACGTACCGCAATCCCGCCCTGCTCGCGAAGACCGTCACCACCCTCGACGTGGTCTCGCACGGCCGCGCGATCCTGGGCATCGGAGCCGGTTGGTTCGAGCGTGAGCACCACGATCTCGGCTTCGAGTTCGGCACGTTCGGCCAGCGGTTCGAGCGGCTCGACGAGGCGCTGCAGATCATCACGCCGATGCTGCGCGGCGAGAAGGGCGTGCTCGACGGCAAGTGGTACACCGCTCGCGGCGCCATGAACAATCCGCGCGTCCGGGAGACGATTCCGGTCATGCTCGGCGGTTCCGGTGAGCAGAAGACGTTCCGGCTGGCGGCGCGGTTCGCCGACCACATGAACATCATCTGCGACGTCGACGACCTGCCGCGCAAGGTGGCGGTGCTGCGCGAGCGGTGCGAGGAGATCGGCCGCGACCCGGCGACGCTCGCTACGAGTTACCTGGTCATGGGCCTGGTCGGCGAGGACGAGCAGGAGGTCAAGGAGCTCGGCGAATCCATTCCGGAGGACCGCCGCAACCGGGCCTTCCTCGGCACGGCGAGCCAGGTCGCGGAGCAGCTGCAGGAGAAGGTGATCGGCGCGGGCATCGGCGGGATCACCATCAACCTGATCCGCAACGGTCATCGCCCGGGCGTGGTCACTCGGGTCGGTGAGGCCCTCAAGCCCCTCGTGGCGGCCTAAGCTGTATCGATGAAGCGGATCGTGGCGGCGGTGCTGACAGGCGGTCTCCTCCTCTCCGCGGGCTGTTCCGCGCAGGATGACGAGAAATCGGTTCCGGCATCAGCCGCCACACCGCAAAACCCTTCTTTGAAACCGATTTCTGTACGCGTGGCAGCCGGAGCTCTCGCCGACGCTCCGTTCGATCAGCCCCGCGACGTGAGAGCGCCTGAGGGCTGGACGGTCACGGTCTGGGCGAGGGTCCCGAAAGCCCGGCTCCTGGCCTGGGCGCCGGACGGCAGACTGCTGGTGTCCCGCCCGAAATCGGGTGACGTGATCGCCCTGACGCCGGGGGAGGAGGACACGGCCCCGGCCCAGTCGACCCTGCTCGGCGGCCTGACCCAGCCGCACGGCCTGGCCTTCGACGGCGACACCCTCTACGTGGCCGAAAGCGATCAGCTGACCGCCTACACCTACGCGGACGGCACCGCCACCGGCGAGCGCGTGGTGGCCGGCGACCTGCCCGACGCGAAGAGCCCGGAGCTCGGCGGCGCCTACGCCCACGCGCTGAAGAGCGTCGCGGTCGGCGAGGACAAGTCGCTCTACATCTCGGTCGGCTCGACGGGCAACGTGTCGGTGGAGGACCGCGACGCCACCCCCGAGCGCGCGTCGATTCTGAGGGTGCCGCCGCAAGGAGGAGAGCTTCAGACGTACGCCACGGGGGTCCGCAATGGCACCGGCTTGGCCATCGACCCGGACGGCGGCGTGTGGACCGCGGTGAATCACCGGGACAACGTCGGCTACCCCCATGACGACGACTACGACGGCGACGGCGAGTCCGACCAGGGCGAGGTCATGCAGGAGTACGTCAACGACCACCCGATGGAGCAGCTCGCGAAGCTGACGCCGGGACGCGAGCTGGGCTGGCCGTACTGCAACCCGGACCCGGACCTGAAGGCCGGCGCGTTCGCCTACACGAACCGGCCGTTCGTCAGTGACATCCAGCTGAACCCGGACGGCAGCAAGCTCGACTGCGCGAAGCTGCCCCCGACCGAGCAGGGTTTCGGCGCACATTCGGCGCCGCTGGGGCTGGCGTTCGGCGCGGCGGGTTCGTACGGCGAAGGCGCGCTGGTCGGCGTACACGGATCATGGAACCGCAAGCCGCCGCGCGCCCCCGAAGTCTCCTTCTTCGCCTGGCGTGACGGGACGCTCGGTGAGCAGCAGACCCTGCTCACCGGATTCCAGCTGGAGGACGGCTCCCGCTGGGGCCGCCCGGTCGCCGCCGTAGAGGGCCCGGACAAGGCCCTCTACGTGAGCGACGACTACGCGGGAGCGATCTACCGCGTCACCACGGGCTGATCAGCAGCCCAAACCCTCAGCAACCCAGACCGTCCTTGTACCACTCCGGGACCTCGCCGCCCCCGACCTTGTCGGCGAGATCCCAGACCACCTCGGGGTAGTCGCCCGCGGCGTTCATGTCCTGCAGCACCTTCCACTGGCGGCTGGTCGCCAGCGCGGCAGCGGCCTTCTTCGCCGCGGCGTCGTCGCCGGCCTCGTCGGCGCGCTGGTACTCGCCGATCCAGCCGCAGGTGACCTGTCCCGCGACGAACGCGCCGAACTGGTACGGGTCGTTCGCACCACCCTTCTCCAGCGAGGCGATGTCGAAGCCGGGCGGCAGCGGCACGTCGGCCAGCAGCTTCGGGGCCTCCTCGCGGACGTCACCGGGGGTGATGATCTCGTCGGGCAGCGACTTCAGGAACGTCTCGGCGTCGACCTTCACTACCTTCGGCAGCAGCTCGTCGAACGTCGCCCGGGTCCAGTCGCCGCCCTCCACTCGCAGCTCCACGAAGGTGCCGTCCTGCGGCTTGCGCATCGCCGCGAAGTCGCTCTCGCTGTACGTCACGACGCTCGCCTCGACGCCGGCCAGGGTCGTCCACTCCGGCTTGCTGACCTCCAGCCGGTCGTCGTAGTAGCTCTGGTAGTGCTTGGCGGCGTACCAGTTCATCGACAGGCCCCGGCCGCCGTTCTGGAACGTGATGCTGCCGTCCTCCTGGTCGAACCCGTAGACCGACGTCGGCGTCCAGCCCGGCTCGTCGATGATCAGGCGGGGCAGGTTCTCCGCGGCCTTGAGGTCCAGCTCCCAGCCGTTGACGGCGGGCCCGCCGCCCTCGGCCACGCCCAGCGCGCCGGAATACGGCTCGACCGGCTCACGGCGGGCCACCGTCGCGGCGGTCACCGCGACGGCGAGGACAGCGGCGGCGGCCACCGCCATGGTCAGCCGGCGTGCCAGGGTGCGGCGCAGCGGTACTGCGTCGAGGTGAGGGGTGGACATGATCTCCTCCAGGAGATGCTGTTCCGCCCCATCGAGGCGCGCGACGACGTCAGGCCGGTACGGGTCCGCGTCGTTGAGTCGCTCGTCGCTCATGTGCCCTCCTTCGGGACGGGAACGGTCAGGACGTCGAGTACATGTCCGGGTGATCCACGCTCGTCACCGACGAGTTCGCGCAGTCTTCTGCGGGCCCGCGACAGCCGGGTACGCACCACCGCCGCGTTCTCCCCGATGACCTCGGCGACCTCACGCGGTTCCAGGCCCTCCCACGCGGTCAGCATGAGGATCTCCCGGTCGGTGTCGCCGAGCCGCTTCAGCGCGTCACGGACGGCGAGCCGCTGCGGCACCTCGTGGCCGGGGTCGGCCGACGTCACCGCCGCAAGCCGCTGGCGCAGCCGCTCACCGAGCCGATCCCGCCGGGTGCCGCTGCGGTGGTGGTTGGCCAGGACCCGGCGGGCCACGCCGTAGAGCCAGAGCCGCACCTCGTCGTCGGGTGGCAGGTCGCCGCTGCGCCGCCACGCCACCAGGAACGTCTCGGCGACCACGTCGGAGGCGTCCTCGGGCTGCTCGACGCGGCGCAGCGCGTAGGCGAGCAGCGCCTCGAAGTTGGCGGCGTACAGGCGCCGGAACCGTTCCTCAGAGCTCACGTCTCTTCCATGTCCGGGTGGCGGGCCATCGTGACACTACGATTTCGTGCATGAGCGCCGTTGGCACCACGGAACTGCGGGCCCGCTTCGCACGCCGGCTCTCCGATCTGTACGGGACGGAGGTGCCGGCCTACACCACTCTCGTCGACGAGTGCCACCTCGTGAACCAGCGCGTGCTCGACCGGGACGGCGCCGCCGCCGAGCGGTTCGGGTCGATCAGCCGGGTCACCGCCGAACGCCACGGCGCGATCCGGGTCGGCACACCGCAGGAGCTGGCCCAGGTGGCACGGATCTTCGGGGCGCTCGGCATGCACCCGGTCGGCTTCTACGACCTGCGTGACGCCCACCCGCAGCCGATCCCGGTGATCTCCACGGCGTTCCGGCCGACCGAGCCGGACGAACTGGCCCGCAATCCGTTCCGGGTCTTCACCTCGATGCTCGTCCCCGAGGACCGCCGCTTCTTCGACACCGACCTGGAAGCCCGGCTGCGCACCTTCCTCGCGCACCGACGGCTGTTCCCGGACGAGCTGCTGGTCCTCGCCGACCGCGCCCGGGCCGACAACGAGCTGGCGGAAGCCGACGCGGCCCGGTTCCTCGACCTCGCGGCCGGCGCCTTCGCGCTCTCTCCGGAGCCTGTCGACCGCACCTGGTACGCCGAACTCGAGCGGATCTCCGGAGTCGCCGCCGACATCGGCGGTGTCACCAGCACGCACATCAACCACCTGACGCCGCGCGTGCTCGACATCGACGAGCTCTACACCGGGATGCAGGCCCGGGGCATCGCGATGATCGACGAGATCCAGGGGCCGCCGCGCTGGCACGGCCCGGACGTCCTGCTGCGGCAGACCTCGTTCCGGGCGCTCGCCGAGCCGCGCAGATTCCGGGAGGCAGACGGGTCGATAGGCGAAGGGCGACTGCGGGTGCGGTTCGGTGAGGTGGAGGCACGGGGGATCGCGCTCACGCCGCGCGGCCGTGCCCTCTACGACGATCTGGTCGCGGCTGTCGATCGGCGGGTGGCGGCCGGTGAGGGGTCGCGTCAGGAGATCGGCGCGGAGGTGTGGGCGGCCGGCCTGCCGTCCTCGGAGATCGAGCTGGCTCGCCGGGGGCTGGGGTTCTTCCGCTTCACCGCCGCTCGTCCCGGGCCGATCCCAATTGTGGATCTTGGAACGTTGCTGGACGACGGGTGGCTGACCGCGGAACCGATCGTCTATGAGGACTTCCTGCCCCGGTCGGCCGCCGGGATCTTCGCCTCCAACCTGAGCGACGCGGGCGCGATGGACGCCTCCCAGGGTGGTGCCCCGCGTGACCTGGCCTGGCTGTCCGAGGCGATCGGCCGGACGATCCTGGTGCCCGAGGATATATACGCTTCGCAGCAGGCCGCGTCGCTGCGCGATAGTGGTGCGTCGCTGGGATAGTGGGGCTAGCACTACCATCGATGGGGGTGCTCGCCAGGTCGGCTGAGGGCGGCGCCGCGCATAGCGTCGAGGCATGACAATCGATGCGGCTCTGATTTCGGCTCCGACATTCGCCCGGGTCACCACCGACACCCGATACGTGCTGACCGGATTCCCGATCGCGCTGGCCGGCACGATCGTCTGCGCGGTCGGTTTCTCGCTCGGCGTGGGCCTCGCGGCACTCTGGATCGGCGTACCGATCCTGATCGCCACCATGATGCTGGCCCGCGGCCTCGCGGTGACCGAGCGGTCCCGCATCGCGCCGGTCCTCGGCGTTCCCGAGCGCATCGTCACCTACCGCGGTGCCACCCGCGACAGCGTGATCAGCCGGATGATCGCGGCCGTCACCGACCCGCAGAGCTGGCGCGACCTCGCCCACGCCACACTCCGCGTCATCCCGAGCTCGATCGCCTTCTCGATCGTGGTCTCCTGGTGGGCCGCCGTGATCGGCGGCATCAGCTGGGCCCTGTGGGGCTGGTCCCTCCCGGACGACGGCAAGGAGGTCCCGGAGATGCTCGGTTTCGGCGACGCCTACCTCACCACCGTCACCTTCTACCTGGTCATCGCCGCCGCCTTCGCCGTCACCCTGCCCGCGGTGACTCGCTGGGCGGCCCGGCTGGAGGCCCGCTTCGCCCAGGCCTTGCTGTGACCGTTCACCGCAGCCGGGTTCGTCCCCGCACCAGCCGGGCGATCCGCCGGCCGGATCAGCGATTCTCGCGGGCGGTGCCTCACTTGGCCGCGGCCGTCAGCCGCTGCTGGAGGATCGGTGCGACCAGGCGGCTGAAGGTGGCGCTGAGATGGCTGTCGTCGTTGTACACCAGGACGTTGCCGACGATCACCGGGCAGCTGTCGTCCGTGCACATCCAACGAGACGGGTCGATGACCGTTGCGCCGCTGTCGCGGGCCGCATTGGCGATCGCTTTGCGCCGGTGAAGATCGCCGAAGGCGGCGTCACGGTCTCGATTGCAGGCGCTGACGTCGCTGATGTGGTTGGAGACGCATTCGGGGACGTTGCCGTCGGGCCAAGCCGTATCACTGATGAAGGCGACCTTGCCGGCTTGACGCAGCTGCTCCACGGTCTTCGCCCATGCGTCGGCCCACGCGTCCGCCTGGCTACCGCTGACATCGAGCGCTTCGCTGTGGCTGTTGGAGGAGGTGACGATGAGCGCCGGCTGAAGCGACTTGATGTAGGCGAACGCGGCGGTACGCCAGGCGTCGCATTCCGTGAAGGGGCGATTCATCGCGGGAAGTGTCACCGTCGCCAGTGCGGCGGGGCAGGCTGATTTGGTGACGACAGCCAGACGCCATTTCTGCTTCGTGGCGATCTGTTCCAGTGCGGGGAACCAGTGCCCGGCGTGCGAGTCACCCAGCAGGACCATCGTCCGCTTCGCTTTCCTGTCGCCGTAGAAGCAGGGCTTCTTGACGTCGGTCTCCAGGAACTTCGGGTCGCATCCGTCCGCGTAGATCCGCCCCACGTCCTTGGCGGCATCGCTCACCGTGGGCTTGAGGTTGGCCGGAACCGTATCGTTCTCACTGCTCGTCTCGATCAGCTTGATGAGGTTACGTTCGGCCTCGGATGTCGCGGAGAGAGCGCCGGCTGCGTCAGTGGCGGAGCCGGTGCCGGTCGTACGGGGAAGAATGGATGGCATCAGCAGGCTCAGGCTCGCTACCCCCGCGGATAAGGCGAAGCCGAAGGCGAGTGCGCGGCGGGGGTTACTCCGCAGCCATGGGTTGTTCCGTAGCGGATCCTCGAGTTGCCGGGCCGTCACGACGGCCAGGATCAGCGACAGGCCGGCCAGCGTGACGCCTTCCATGACGTTGATGTCACCGAGCGCGAACGGGCCGACGATCAGTACCGGCCAGTGCCACAGATACCAGGAGTAGGAGAGCTTGCCGATGGCCTGCATCGGAGCGCAGCCGAGTCCTGGTGAAGAGGCGTCGGTGCATCCGGCAATGATGACCATGGCCGTGGCGAGGGCGGGAAGCGCGGCAGCGTACCCGGGGAACGGCGTCGCCTCGGTGTAGAGGACGGCTGAGGCGCCGATGCCGCCCAGGCCGAGCCAGCGCCCGGCCCGGACAGCCGGCGGCCTCAGCCGGGTGAGCAGTGGCGCGGCGATGGCGACGACGCCGCCGAGCGCCAGTTCCCAGGCTCGGGTGTGGATGCCGAAGTAAGCCCAGGGAGCGGACACCCCGGTCTGCCAGACCGACAGCGCGAAGGAGACGCCGATGCCGAGGAGCAGGACGATCAAGACGGCCCGGCGGCGCTGATCCGGGGTGCGGCGCCGGCAGGTCCAGGCGAGCAGAACCAGAAGTGCCGGCCAGAAGAGGTAGAACTGCTCCTCGACGGCCAAGCTCCAGAAATGCTGTAGCGGCGATGGCGCGGCGGTGGCGCCCAGGTAGTCCGTGCCCTCGATCGCCAGCCGATAGTTCATGCCGTAGAACGTCGTGGTCAGAGCGTCGGTGGCGATGCTCCGGACCTGCAAGGGCGGCAGCCAGAGCCAGCAGACGGCCATCGTGCTCACTACCACGAACGAGGCTGCGGGCAGCAGCCGCAGGGATCGGCGGGCGTAGAAGGTCAGCAGTGAGATCTTCCCGGATCGATCGAGCTCCCGGAGCAGGTGTCCGGTGATGAGGAAGCCCGAGATGACGAAGAAGACGTCAACGCCGATGTAACCCCCTTCGATCACCGGTAGGCCTGCGTGGAACAACACGACGATGGTCACCGCAATGGCACGCAGGCCCTCGATGTCCGGGCGGAAGCCCTCGCGGGCAGCGGGTTTGCGAGCGGCGGCCGGTGTGACGGCAGGCGGTGCGGTCTGATTCAGGACGGTCACCATGTCCGGCTCCGCTGGTCGGCCGGCAGGCGTTCGTCAGAAGACGCGGGCGCCGGTGGTCTCGTCTGCAGCTGGTGAGGGATCTGGAACGGTGAAATGATCATGGTCTGCTCGAACTCGGGCTTCGGATTCAAGGCGGAGAGAACCTCGGCCTCGTGACGGGCTGCGGGCGGTGGCGGTGTCGACTTCGGCGCGGTGATGTCCTCGAGCCATCCCACGAGCCAGCAGGCCGCGGCCACGAGCGCGCCGATCAGCACGAACTTCGCCGCGATCGCACCCGGTTCCCCGATGCTCTCGTGCAGGCGAGCCCTGGCGACGATCGCAATGCTGGTGAGGATGGCGAGTTGATGCCAGAGATAGATGGTGACGGCGCGCGAGTTCATCCGGGTGATCAGGCGACCGATCTTGATCTTGTCAAGCCATCCCATCGCCGGATCGAACCGCAGAAGCACGGCGAGGAACGCCAGCGACAGCAGCGCCTGGGCCGGCGGCACCGCCTGCACGCTCGTGCCCGGCTCGACCTTCAGATACATCCAGGTGAAGACGCCGGCCGCGACCAGGCCGGCCAGCGGCAGGGTGGTAGCAGCGCGCAGTCGCTGCAGGCGGCCGCTGGCGTGCCAGAAGCCGGCGATCCAGCACGGGGCATAGGTGCCGAGTTGCATCACCACGTCGGAGAGCCAGTCGGAGAAGGTGAGATGGTTCGACAAGGGGATCAGCGCCAGTGGTGCCACCAGCGTCAAGCGTGGCCAGCGCCGGAAGGCGGCCCAGAGGACCGGGGAGAGCAGCACCAGCCACAGGTAGGTCCGGATGTACCACAGGATGCCGGTGACGGGGACTCCCCAGTCGTTGCTCGGGGGATCCGAGAGCGGGAAGATCCACGCGAAGACGGCCGGCGCGTTGAACGGGCGGTCATCCTCGTCGGTCCAGCCCATGATCAGCATGACCGGGATCAGCACCGCCGCGAGCATCCAGAGCGCGGGCATCAGCCGCTTGAAGCGATTCCAGATGGTGATCTCGGGCCGGTCGCCGGTCTTCGCCATGGACCGGGCCATCAGCGTGCCCGCGAGGCCGAACATGATGCCCATCGACGGGAAGATCATGCCTAGCCACGCGAATCCGGTGGCGTGGAAGACGACGACACGGATGATGGCGACGACCCGCAGCGTATCGAGGTAGCGGCTGCGGCCGGCTTGCTGCGATGCCACGGCGAGCATCGCCTTCTTGTCGTTGCGGGTCTGCCACGAGTGATGCCGCACGTTCAGGAGAGCGACGAGCACCGCCGGGCCGACGACCACGAGCTGGAACAGGTAGAGCACCGGGGTGAGGAACAACCAGGTGAGTATCCGTTCGCCGATGCCCACGCCCTTGCGTTCCAGCACGTAGCAGAAGGTCTGGGTGTAGAGGAAGGCGACCCACAGTCCGGCGCCTGCCCAGGGCACCTCCCACTGTGCGAACGGGAACACCATCAGCGCCGTCAGAACGAACAGGGGCGCCAGGCACATGAAGGCGAAGTCGACCGTCCTCATCCACCAGGACCAGCCGCTGAGATAGCGGATGTCGA comes from the Actinoplanes sp. OR16 genome and includes:
- a CDS encoding TetR/AcrR family transcriptional regulator, which encodes MARNYHHGDLRAALISASFEMLASCGLQKFSVAAVARRLGVSSAAPYRHFPDRPHLLSAVSAEAARDLGALIAAAGSLPEAAGVYVRYVARTGAGFHVIFAAELYDIADDHRREQTRALMDTLLGLAGGSSYWEDMLLVEATIAVAHGYTSLFADGFFARNASTVDDIAARAVEAAKALSPGQALSR
- a CDS encoding LLM class F420-dependent oxidoreductase; its protein translation is MTIRLGYQIPNFTYPGPVEKTFDTVAAQAREAEAAGFDTVLVMDHFYQLPGIGAPENAMLEAYTTLGALASLTEKIQLSTLVTGNTYRNPALLAKTVTTLDVVSHGRAILGIGAGWFEREHHDLGFEFGTFGQRFERLDEALQIITPMLRGEKGVLDGKWYTARGAMNNPRVRETIPVMLGGSGEQKTFRLAARFADHMNIICDVDDLPRKVAVLRERCEEIGRDPATLATSYLVMGLVGEDEQEVKELGESIPEDRRNRAFLGTASQVAEQLQEKVIGAGIGGITINLIRNGHRPGVVTRVGEALKPLVAA
- a CDS encoding sorbosone dehydrogenase family protein is translated as MRAPEGWTVTVWARVPKARLLAWAPDGRLLVSRPKSGDVIALTPGEEDTAPAQSTLLGGLTQPHGLAFDGDTLYVAESDQLTAYTYADGTATGERVVAGDLPDAKSPELGGAYAHALKSVAVGEDKSLYISVGSTGNVSVEDRDATPERASILRVPPQGGELQTYATGVRNGTGLAIDPDGGVWTAVNHRDNVGYPHDDDYDGDGESDQGEVMQEYVNDHPMEQLAKLTPGRELGWPYCNPDPDLKAGAFAYTNRPFVSDIQLNPDGSKLDCAKLPPTEQGFGAHSAPLGLAFGAAGSYGEGALVGVHGSWNRKPPRAPEVSFFAWRDGTLGEQQTLLTGFQLEDGSRWGRPVAAVEGPDKALYVSDDYAGAIYRVTTG
- a CDS encoding RNA polymerase sigma factor, producing the protein MSSEERFRRLYAANFEALLAYALRRVEQPEDASDVVAETFLVAWRRSGDLPPDDEVRLWLYGVARRVLANHHRSGTRRDRLGERLRQRLAAVTSADPGHEVPQRLAVRDALKRLGDTDREILMLTAWEGLEPREVAEVIGENAAVVRTRLSRARRRLRELVGDERGSPGHVLDVLTVPVPKEGT
- a CDS encoding VOC family protein, whose amino-acid sequence is MSAVGTTELRARFARRLSDLYGTEVPAYTTLVDECHLVNQRVLDRDGAAAERFGSISRVTAERHGAIRVGTPQELAQVARIFGALGMHPVGFYDLRDAHPQPIPVISTAFRPTEPDELARNPFRVFTSMLVPEDRRFFDTDLEARLRTFLAHRRLFPDELLVLADRARADNELAEADAARFLDLAAGAFALSPEPVDRTWYAELERISGVAADIGGVTSTHINHLTPRVLDIDELYTGMQARGIAMIDEIQGPPRWHGPDVLLRQTSFRALAEPRRFREADGSIGEGRLRVRFGEVEARGIALTPRGRALYDDLVAAVDRRVAAGEGSRQEIGAEVWAAGLPSSEIELARRGLGFFRFTAARPGPIPIVDLGTLLDDGWLTAEPIVYEDFLPRSAAGIFASNLSDAGAMDASQGGAPRDLAWLSEAIGRTILVPEDIYASQQAASLRDSGASLG
- a CDS encoding sensor domain-containing protein — translated: MTIDAALISAPTFARVTTDTRYVLTGFPIALAGTIVCAVGFSLGVGLAALWIGVPILIATMMLARGLAVTERSRIAPVLGVPERIVTYRGATRDSVISRMIAAVTDPQSWRDLAHATLRVIPSSIAFSIVVSWWAAVIGGISWALWGWSLPDDGKEVPEMLGFGDAYLTTVTFYLVIAAAFAVTLPAVTRWAARLEARFAQALL
- a CDS encoding acyltransferase family protein, producing MVTVLNQTAPPAVTPAAARKPAAREGFRPDIEGLRAIAVTIVVLFHAGLPVIEGGYIGVDVFFVISGFLITGHLLRELDRSGKISLLTFYARRSLRLLPAASFVVVSTMAVCWLWLPPLQVRSIATDALTTTFYGMNYRLAIEGTDYLGATAAPSPLQHFWSLAVEEQFYLFWPALLVLLAWTCRRRTPDQRRRAVLIVLLLGIGVSFALSVWQTGVSAPWAYFGIHTRAWELALGGVVAIAAPLLTRLRPPAVRAGRWLGLGGIGASAVLYTEATPFPGYAAALPALATAMVIIAGCTDASSPGLGCAPMQAIGKLSYSWYLWHWPVLIVGPFALGDINVMEGVTLAGLSLILAVVTARQLEDPLRNNPWLRSNPRRALAFGFALSAGVASLSLLMPSILPRTTGTGSATDAAGALSATSEAERNLIKLIETSSENDTVPANLKPTVSDAAKDVGRIYADGCDPKFLETDVKKPCFYGDRKAKRTMVLLGDSHAGHWFPALEQIATKQKWRLAVVTKSACPAALATVTLPAMNRPFTECDAWRTAAFAYIKSLQPALIVTSSNSHSEALDVSGSQADAWADAWAKTVEQLRQAGKVAFISDTAWPDGNVPECVSNHISDVSACNRDRDAAFGDLHRRKAIANAARDSGATVIDPSRWMCTDDSCPVIVGNVLVYNDDSHLSATFSRLVAPILQQRLTAAAK
- a CDS encoding acyltransferase family protein, whose amino-acid sequence is MGLALTIPYLYVEAVGLHSPDRIFSFVVLLHFLGFVVAGAFRPLRRRPLPEGRVIAVVPAYNEKPDLLHGAIRSLLNGTVVPDVIHVVDDGSASPLPPFSHPRVVWHKRENGGKHHAQATALKAELQHFDFVVTVDSDSVVDRQAIERCLRPFSDPRIMGVTGVVYALNRARNMITRVTDLHYVHSCLVVRNGLSATGDIFTASGALAVWRSAVVMDNLTEYLSRGVADDRHLTHFAQRRGRTEAVPDAYVYTDVPDNAADLFRQRIRWARDYYRCTVLDIRYLSGWSWWMRTVDFAFMCLAPLFVLTALMVFPFAQWEVPWAGAGLWVAFLYTQTFCYVLERKGVGIGERILTWLFLTPVLYLFQLVVVGPAVLVALLNVRHHSWQTRNDKKAMLAVASQQAGRSRYLDTLRVVAIIRVVVFHATGFAWLGMIFPSMGIMFGLAGTLMARSMAKTGDRPEITIWNRFKRLMPALWMLAAVLIPVMLIMGWTDEDDRPFNAPAVFAWIFPLSDPPSNDWGVPVTGILWYIRTYLWLVLLSPVLWAAFRRWPRLTLVAPLALIPLSNHLTFSDWLSDVVMQLGTYAPCWIAGFWHASGRLQRLRAATTLPLAGLVAAGVFTWMYLKVEPGTSVQAVPPAQALLSLAFLAVLLRFDPAMGWLDKIKIGRLITRMNSRAVTIYLWHQLAILTSIAIVARARLHESIGEPGAIAAKFVLIGALVAAACWLVGWLEDITAPKSTPPPPAARHEAEVLSALNPKPEFEQTMIISPFQIPHQLQTRPPAPASSDERLPADQRSRTW